In one Bosea sp. RAC05 genomic region, the following are encoded:
- a CDS encoding sugar ABC transporter substrate-binding protein yields MFGLRKMLLAAVAMVALGSQAQAFEVGIIGFQFSSETHARVANAAAAAAKAKGWGVTLLNSEGALPKHAEQFDALIAKKVDAIIIAMGKPVEADAQFKAAKDAKIPVITVQSGSSPHALFDIQTNEYKVGADAALYLLGQLGYQGNIVTARFDLNVASRIRGRILDAVLAENQAVKEVGKFSMARTQSWRDDVRAGMQALLLQNQGKINGIWASFDGQAYIIDDLLQAQGVKKGQIPLVSVDGGKETYARIADPASTFLATVAIPFEAMGKQAVDAIQTIVVEKKPKETVTSGPYLFTEAVLVDKTNVQQFLK; encoded by the coding sequence ATGTTCGGATTGAGGAAGATGCTGCTGGCCGCGGTCGCGATGGTCGCGCTGGGTTCGCAGGCGCAGGCCTTCGAGGTCGGGATCATCGGCTTCCAGTTCTCGTCGGAGACGCATGCCCGCGTCGCCAACGCCGCCGCCGCCGCCGCCAAGGCCAAGGGCTGGGGCGTGACGCTGCTGAACTCGGAGGGCGCACTGCCCAAGCATGCCGAGCAGTTCGACGCGCTGATCGCCAAGAAGGTCGACGCCATCATCATCGCCATGGGCAAGCCGGTCGAGGCCGACGCCCAGTTCAAGGCCGCCAAGGACGCCAAGATCCCCGTCATCACCGTGCAGTCGGGGTCGAGCCCGCATGCGCTCTTCGACATCCAGACCAATGAATACAAGGTCGGCGCGGATGCCGCGCTCTATCTGCTCGGCCAGCTCGGCTACCAGGGCAACATCGTCACCGCCCGCTTCGACCTCAACGTCGCCTCGCGCATCCGCGGCCGCATCCTCGATGCGGTGCTGGCCGAGAACCAGGCGGTGAAGGAGGTCGGCAAGTTCTCGATGGCGCGCACCCAGAGCTGGCGCGACGACGTCCGGGCCGGCATGCAGGCGCTGCTGCTGCAGAACCAGGGCAAGATCAACGGCATCTGGGCCTCGTTCGACGGCCAGGCTTACATCATCGACGATCTGCTGCAGGCCCAAGGCGTCAAGAAGGGCCAGATCCCGCTCGTCTCGGTCGATGGCGGCAAGGAAACCTATGCCCGCATCGCCGACCCCGCCTCGACCTTCCTGGCGACCGTGGCCATCCCCTTCGAGGCGATGGGCAAGCAGGCGGTCGACGCGATCCAGACCATCGTCGTCGAGAAGAAGCCGAAGGAAACCGTCACCAGCGGGCCCTATCTCTTCACGGAGGCCGTGCTGGTCGACAAGACGAACGTCCAGCAGTTCCTGAAGTGA
- a CDS encoding M20 family metallopeptidase, producing MRTPDPVSALSVWLALESPTHHAPGVNGMMDLVAAEVAGLPIAVERIPGRDGLGDSLILRAGRATGEAGLAVMSHLDTVHPVGTSTRDLPVRVEGDRLYGPGVYDMKGGAYLALQAFKQVALAGSAKRPLVFLFTPDEEIGSPTTRGLIEEIGRASAAVLVTEPAREGGKIVTARKGVGRFEVKLEGRPAHSGARHADGRSAIREAAHQILAIEGLTDYARGVTTTVALMGGGTAANVIPQHAWFSVDLRVATAADGAALESQILGLVPKDPDVRISVTGGMNRPPYEKSPEGAALFETARAIAAGIGFDLQDCPMTGGGSDGNFTAALGVPTLDGLGIDGEGAHTLSEYALISSIAPRQALIKGLLETV from the coding sequence ATGAGAACGCCCGATCCCGTCTCCGCCCTCTCCGTCTGGCTCGCTTTGGAGAGCCCCACCCATCACGCCCCCGGCGTCAACGGCATGATGGATCTCGTCGCCGCCGAGGTCGCAGGCCTGCCGATCGCGGTCGAGCGGATTCCCGGCCGCGACGGGCTCGGCGACAGCCTGATCCTGCGGGCGGGCCGCGCCACGGGCGAGGCCGGCCTCGCCGTGATGTCGCATCTCGACACCGTCCATCCCGTCGGCACGAGTACGCGCGACCTGCCCGTGCGGGTCGAGGGCGACCGGCTCTATGGGCCCGGGGTCTACGACATGAAGGGCGGGGCTTATCTCGCGCTGCAGGCCTTCAAGCAGGTCGCGCTGGCGGGCAGCGCGAAGCGGCCCCTGGTGTTCCTGTTCACGCCCGACGAGGAGATCGGCTCGCCGACCACGCGCGGGCTGATCGAGGAGATCGGCCGGGCCTCGGCCGCCGTCCTCGTCACCGAGCCGGCGCGCGAGGGCGGCAAGATCGTCACGGCGCGGAAAGGTGTGGGGCGCTTCGAGGTCAAGCTCGAGGGGCGCCCGGCGCATTCCGGCGCGCGCCACGCGGATGGCCGCAGCGCGATCCGCGAAGCCGCCCACCAGATCCTCGCCATCGAGGGGCTGACCGATTACGCCCGCGGCGTCACCACCACGGTGGCGCTGATGGGCGGCGGCACGGCGGCCAATGTCATTCCGCAGCATGCCTGGTTCAGCGTCGATCTGCGCGTCGCCACGGCCGCCGATGGCGCCGCGCTGGAGAGCCAGATCCTCGGCCTCGTGCCCAAGGACCCGGACGTCCGCATCAGCGTGACCGGCGGGATGAACCGGCCGCCCTATGAGAAATCCCCCGAAGGCGCGGCGCTGTTCGAGACGGCGCGGGCCATCGCGGCCGGCATCGGATTCGATCTGCAGGACTGCCCGATGACGGGCGGTGGCTCCGACGGCAACTTCACCGCCGCGCTCGGCGTGCCGACCCTGGACGGGCTCGGCATCGACGGCGAGGGCGCCCATACGCTGTCGGAATACGCGCTGATCTCGTCGATCGCGCCCCGGCAGGCGCTGATCAAGGGGCTGCTGGAGACGGTGTGA
- a CDS encoding SDR family NAD(P)-dependent oxidoreductase — MAGPVTLVTGASGGIGGALAALLAQQGHRLVLSGLDQSGLDALANDLAAQGTGVATLAGDVRERDLAQACVDLAVERFGRLDHLVTGAGASRPVPMVEMEDDEWDRLVDINLSAVFRISKAAARRMIGQGEGGAIVHISSIAHANGGANLAYGSAKGGVATLTYGMAQQLGPHGIRVNAVAPGIIDTPMVRGGFAQQFDALVAGAALRTPLGRLGRPEDVAAVIAFLLSPSAAFVTGALIPITGGIEILSPISTIAKGA, encoded by the coding sequence ATGGCGGGACCGGTCACGCTCGTCACGGGCGCCTCGGGCGGCATCGGCGGCGCGCTCGCCGCGCTGCTGGCGCAACAGGGCCACCGTCTGGTGCTGTCGGGGCTCGACCAGAGCGGGCTCGATGCGCTGGCTAACGACCTTGCTGCACAGGGTACTGGCGTCGCGACGCTGGCCGGCGATGTCCGCGAGCGCGATCTCGCCCAGGCCTGCGTCGATCTCGCGGTCGAGCGCTTCGGCCGGCTCGACCATCTCGTGACCGGGGCTGGCGCCTCGCGCCCCGTCCCGATGGTCGAGATGGAAGATGACGAGTGGGACCGGCTCGTCGACATCAACCTCTCTGCCGTGTTCCGCATCTCGAAGGCGGCCGCGCGCCGGATGATCGGCCAGGGCGAAGGCGGCGCCATCGTCCACATCTCCTCGATCGCCCATGCCAATGGCGGGGCCAATCTCGCCTATGGCTCGGCCAAGGGCGGCGTCGCGACCCTCACCTACGGCATGGCCCAGCAGCTCGGCCCGCATGGGATTCGCGTGAATGCGGTTGCGCCCGGCATCATCGATACGCCTATGGTACGCGGCGGCTTCGCGCAGCAGTTCGATGCGCTGGTCGCCGGTGCGGCCCTGCGCACGCCGCTCGGACGTTTGGGACGACCTGAGGATGTCGCTGCCGTGATCGCCTTCCTGCTTTCGCCCTCGGCTGCCTTCGTGACCGGGGCGCTGATCCCGATCACCGGCGGCATCGAGATCCTCTCCCCGATCTCGACCATCGCGAAGGGGGCCTGA
- the gyrA gene encoding DNA gyrase subunit A has translation MSDDTDDKRPGEPQFGGEIKPIAITDEMKKSYLDYAMSVIVSRALPDVRDGLKPVHRRILFSMHENKNLPDRPYTKCARIVGDTMGKYHPHGNLAVYDALVRMAQDFSLRLPLIDGQGNFGSMDGDSPAADRYTEARLDKAAMPLLEDLDLDTVNFQPNYDGKEHEPTVLPARYPNLLVNGAGGIAVGMATNIPPHNLGEVIDACVALIDNPEITIDELIEIVPGPDFPTGASIMGRSGIHAAYHTGRGSIVMRSKTHIEELRKEREAIIVTEVPYQVNKASMVEKIADMVREKRIEGISDLRDESSREGVRVVIEIKRDALADVVLNQLYRFTQLQTSFGCNFVALNGGRPEVLNLRDFIVAFVEFREEVVSRRTRFLLNKARERAHVLCGLATAVANIDEVIRLIRTAPTPAVAHASLMDRDWPAEDIAPLIALVDDPRHPINADGTYRLSDAQAKAILELRLARLTALGRDEIGDELQKLATEIADYLDILRSRARIQDIIKGELAEVKAAFATPRRTVIQDWGSDLDDEDLIAREDMVVTVSHAGYIKRVPLSTYRAQKRGGKGRSGMATRDEDFVARLFVANTHTPVLFFSSEGQVYKEKVWRLPLAAPNAKGKALVNMLPLDKNERITTIMPLPEDEASWDTLDVMFATASGGVRRNKLSDFVNVNRAGKIAMKLDEGDHIVDVQICTENDDVLLTTSAGQCIRFEVTEVRVFKGRDSTGVRGITLGKGDEVISLAILKHLDATPEERATYLKDAAAQRRALNGEAEDAAEAPANGDGEEAAGEVELGAKRLEMQLAEQFILTVSEKGYGKRSSSFEYRVTGRGGKGIVAMVVNDRNGKLIASFPVEDRDQIMLVTDGGQVIRVPVDAGPGNRIRIAGRSTQGVTVFNTDASEKVVSVERIGDEGDSEDGEAEAGPAPEGASEA, from the coding sequence TTGAGCGACGACACAGACGACAAGCGCCCGGGCGAGCCGCAGTTCGGCGGCGAGATCAAGCCGATCGCCATCACCGACGAGATGAAGAAGAGCTATCTCGATTACGCCATGAGCGTGATCGTGAGCCGCGCTCTGCCCGACGTCCGCGACGGCCTCAAGCCGGTGCACCGGCGCATCTTGTTCTCGATGCACGAGAACAAGAACCTGCCCGACCGGCCCTACACCAAATGCGCCCGCATCGTCGGCGACACGATGGGTAAGTACCATCCGCACGGCAATCTCGCGGTCTATGACGCGCTGGTCCGCATGGCGCAGGATTTCTCGCTGCGCCTGCCGCTGATCGACGGCCAGGGCAATTTCGGCTCGATGGACGGCGATAGCCCGGCGGCCGATCGCTACACCGAAGCCAGGCTCGACAAGGCGGCGATGCCGCTGCTCGAGGATCTCGACCTCGACACGGTCAACTTCCAGCCGAACTATGACGGCAAGGAGCATGAGCCGACCGTCCTGCCGGCGCGCTATCCGAACCTCCTCGTCAACGGCGCCGGCGGCATCGCTGTCGGCATGGCCACCAACATCCCGCCGCACAATCTCGGCGAGGTCATCGACGCCTGCGTCGCGCTGATCGACAACCCCGAGATCACGATCGACGAGCTGATCGAGATCGTGCCCGGCCCCGACTTCCCGACCGGCGCCTCGATCATGGGCCGCAGCGGCATCCACGCCGCCTACCACACCGGCCGCGGCTCGATCGTGATGCGCTCGAAGACGCATATCGAGGAGCTGCGCAAGGAGCGCGAGGCGATCATCGTCACCGAGGTGCCCTACCAGGTGAACAAGGCCTCGATGGTCGAGAAGATCGCCGACATGGTGCGCGAGAAGCGCATCGAGGGCATCTCCGACCTGCGCGACGAATCCAGCCGCGAGGGCGTGCGCGTCGTCATCGAGATCAAGCGCGACGCGCTGGCCGATGTCGTGCTGAACCAGCTCTACCGCTTCACCCAGCTGCAGACCTCCTTCGGCTGCAACTTCGTCGCGCTCAATGGCGGCCGGCCCGAGGTGCTCAACCTGCGCGACTTCATCGTCGCCTTCGTCGAGTTCCGCGAGGAGGTCGTCTCCCGGCGCACGCGCTTCCTGCTCAACAAGGCCCGCGAGCGCGCCCATGTGCTGTGCGGCCTGGCGACGGCCGTGGCCAACATCGACGAGGTCATCCGCCTGATCCGCACCGCGCCGACGCCCGCCGTCGCCCATGCCTCGCTGATGGACCGCGACTGGCCGGCCGAGGACATCGCCCCGCTGATCGCGCTGGTCGACGATCCGCGCCACCCGATCAACGCCGACGGCACCTACCGCCTGTCGGACGCCCAGGCCAAGGCGATCCTCGAGCTGCGCCTCGCCCGCCTGACGGCTCTGGGCCGCGACGAGATCGGCGACGAGCTGCAGAAGCTCGCCACCGAGATCGCCGATTATCTCGACATCCTGCGCTCGCGCGCCCGCATCCAGGACATCATCAAGGGCGAGCTCGCCGAGGTGAAGGCCGCCTTCGCCACGCCGCGCCGCACCGTGATCCAGGACTGGGGCTCCGACCTCGACGACGAGGACCTGATCGCCCGCGAGGACATGGTCGTCACCGTGTCCCATGCCGGCTACATCAAGCGCGTGCCGCTCTCGACCTACCGGGCGCAGAAGCGCGGCGGCAAGGGTCGCTCCGGCATGGCGACCCGCGACGAGGATTTCGTCGCCCGCCTCTTCGTCGCCAACACCCACACGCCGGTGCTGTTCTTCTCCTCCGAGGGCCAGGTCTACAAGGAAAAGGTCTGGCGCCTGCCGCTGGCGGCGCCGAACGCCAAGGGCAAGGCGCTGGTCAACATGCTGCCGCTCGATAAAAACGAGCGCATCACCACGATCATGCCGCTGCCGGAGGACGAGGCGAGCTGGGACACGCTCGACGTGATGTTCGCCACCGCGTCCGGCGGCGTCCGGCGCAACAAGCTGTCGGACTTCGTCAACGTCAACCGCGCCGGCAAGATCGCGATGAAGCTCGACGAGGGCGACCACATCGTCGACGTGCAGATCTGCACCGAGAACGACGACGTGCTGCTGACCACCTCGGCCGGCCAGTGCATCCGCTTCGAGGTCACCGAGGTCCGCGTGTTCAAGGGCCGCGATTCCACCGGAGTGCGCGGCATCACGCTCGGCAAGGGTGACGAGGTGATCTCGCTCGCCATCCTGAAGCATCTCGACGCCACGCCGGAGGAGCGCGCCACCTATCTCAAGGACGCCGCCGCCCAACGCCGCGCCCTCAATGGCGAGGCCGAGGATGCGGCGGAGGCACCGGCCAATGGCGATGGCGAGGAGGCGGCCGGCGAGGTCGAGCTCGGCGCCAAGCGGCTGGAGATGCAGCTCGCCGAGCAGTTCATCCTGACGGTGTCGGAGAAGGGCTACGGCAAGCGCAGCTCCTCCTTCGAGTACCGGGTCACCGGCCGCGGCGGCAAGGGCATCGTCGCCATGGTCGTCAACGACCGCAACGGCAAGCTGATCGCCTCCTTCCCGGTCGAGGACCGCGACCAGATCATGCTGGTCACCGATGGCGGCCAGGTCATCCGCGTCCCCGTCGATGCCGGCCCGGGCAACCGCATCCGCATTGCCGGCCGTTCGACGCAGGGCGTGACGGTGTTCAACACCGACGCCAGCGAGAAGGTCGTCTCGGTCGAGCGCATCGGCGACGAGGGCGACAGCGAGGATGGCGAGGCCGAGGCTGGCCCGGCGCCGGAGGGCGCGAGCGAAGCGTAA
- a CDS encoding ATP-binding cassette domain-containing protein, which translates to MTDPTPLLSLRGIGKAYGPVVAVREVDLDIFAGEVVAICGDNGAGKSSLIKVISGAEEPTSGSISMRGQPVAFGSPHDALEHGVATIYQDLALAPRLSVAQNVFMGSELTRPLLLPFLRVLDKKRMIAESQRYLSQLSAAVTDMTRPVERLSGGQRQAVAISRALRWNAEIIIMDEPTAALGVKESALVLDLIRKLKADGRTVILISHNMRDVVALADRVVIMGAGRKYVDRPIGDLKADDIAHLIMAGNARAA; encoded by the coding sequence ATGACCGACCCCACCCCCCTCCTCTCCCTGCGCGGCATCGGCAAGGCCTACGGCCCCGTCGTCGCCGTGCGCGAGGTCGATCTCGACATCTTCGCCGGCGAGGTCGTCGCGATCTGCGGCGACAACGGCGCCGGCAAGTCGAGCCTGATCAAGGTGATCTCGGGCGCCGAGGAGCCGACCTCGGGGTCGATCAGCATGCGCGGCCAGCCGGTGGCCTTCGGCTCGCCGCATGACGCGCTGGAGCATGGCGTCGCCACGATCTACCAGGATCTGGCGCTTGCGCCGCGGCTCTCCGTCGCCCAGAACGTGTTCATGGGCTCGGAGCTGACCAGGCCCCTGCTGCTGCCCTTCCTGCGCGTGCTCGACAAGAAGCGCATGATCGCGGAATCGCAGCGCTATCTCTCGCAGCTCTCGGCCGCCGTCACCGACATGACCCGCCCGGTCGAGCGGCTCTCGGGCGGGCAGCGCCAGGCGGTGGCGATCTCGCGCGCCCTGCGCTGGAATGCCGAGATCATTATCATGGACGAGCCGACGGCGGCGCTCGGCGTCAAGGAAAGCGCGCTGGTGCTCGACCTGATCCGCAAGCTCAAGGCCGACGGGCGCACCGTCATCCTGATCAGCCACAACATGCGCGACGTGGTGGCACTGGCCGACCGCGTCGTGATCATGGGCGCGGGCCGCAAATATGTCGACCGGCCGATCGGCGATCTCAAGGCCGACGACATCGCCCATCTGATCATGGCCGGCAACGCCAGGGCGGCCTGA
- a CDS encoding ABC transporter permease: MSGLDVREVIGRYGTAIAGLALVLFFLLFAPNFASTMNIINVLKDTSFLAILALGFALAFTVAELDLSIAEMASLAAVVCGWMVHSQYPPAVAFGAAIAVGIVLGSLNGYGVTVLRIPSLIMTLGTAAIAKGLAFMITQGVAFTGRWPVSFTGLARGYSFGIPNLVLWMTGATLFAWILVKWTRTGAHMVATGEADEAARLAGIATARMKRIGLLLAGVFAGLMAALLAANLSSAAPNMAGDYLLYAIAAVLLGMTMFEPGKPNIAGTVFAALVLKVLGNGLVLLGAPYYIQDIVLGVIIIGSVAFSASAMKKAAFKV; this comes from the coding sequence ATGAGCGGGCTCGATGTTCGCGAGGTGATCGGGCGCTACGGCACGGCCATCGCCGGGCTCGCGCTGGTCCTGTTCTTCCTGCTCTTCGCGCCGAATTTCGCCAGCACGATGAACATCATCAACGTGCTGAAGGACACGAGCTTCCTCGCCATCCTGGCGCTGGGCTTCGCGCTCGCCTTCACGGTCGCCGAGCTCGATCTCTCGATCGCCGAGATGGCGAGCCTGGCGGCGGTCGTCTGCGGCTGGATGGTGCATTCGCAATACCCGCCCGCCGTCGCCTTCGGGGCCGCCATCGCGGTCGGCATCGTGCTCGGCAGCCTGAACGGCTACGGCGTCACGGTGCTGCGCATCCCCTCGCTGATCATGACGCTGGGCACGGCGGCCATCGCCAAGGGGCTGGCCTTCATGATCACCCAGGGCGTCGCCTTCACCGGGCGCTGGCCGGTGAGCTTCACCGGGCTGGCGCGCGGCTACAGCTTCGGCATTCCCAATCTCGTGCTCTGGATGACCGGCGCGACGCTCTTCGCCTGGATCCTGGTGAAATGGACCCGCACCGGCGCGCATATGGTCGCCACCGGCGAGGCGGACGAGGCGGCGCGGCTCGCCGGCATCGCCACCGCCCGGATGAAGCGCATCGGCCTGCTGCTGGCGGGCGTCTTCGCCGGGCTGATGGCGGCGCTGCTCGCCGCCAACCTGTCCTCGGCGGCGCCCAACATGGCGGGCGACTACCTGCTCTATGCCATCGCCGCCGTGCTGCTGGGCATGACCATGTTCGAGCCCGGCAAGCCCAACATCGCCGGGACGGTGTTCGCGGCGCTGGTGCTGAAGGTGCTCGGCAACGGCTTGGTCCTGCTCGGCGCGCCCTATTACATCCAGGACATCGTGCTCGGCGTCATCATCATCGGCTCGGTCGCCTTCTCGGCCAGCGCGATGAAGAAGGCGGCCTTCAAGGTCTGA
- a CDS encoding BtpA/SgcQ family protein, with amino-acid sequence MKTLVQTDFGRDHLLIGCVHTLALPGTPLYDRAGGMRKIVRQAKEEAKILEEAGFHALLYTNESDMPYEANMPIEVVAAMTEVIAECQAQTTLPHGVNMLIDPPASIAVAHATGGRFVRAFLTGGLVGDIGMMTPDGARALRLRANLGAEHIRIICNVTPGFSINLDTRPVEQKASGAVFIGLADIVCVGGPAAGKQADIAVIESVARQVPDTPVAVGTGVAEENIARLAEVAELFIVGTSIKYDRQTLNPVEPRRAQALVRAYENRKAA; translated from the coding sequence ATGAAGACCCTCGTCCAGACCGATTTCGGCCGCGACCATCTCCTCATCGGCTGCGTCCACACCCTCGCCCTGCCCGGCACCCCGCTCTACGACCGCGCCGGCGGCATGCGGAAGATCGTCAGGCAGGCCAAGGAGGAGGCGAAGATTCTCGAGGAAGCCGGCTTCCATGCGCTGCTCTACACCAATGAATCCGACATGCCCTATGAGGCGAACATGCCGATCGAGGTCGTCGCCGCGATGACCGAGGTGATCGCCGAATGCCAGGCGCAGACCACCTTGCCGCATGGCGTCAACATGCTGATCGATCCGCCCGCCTCGATCGCGGTGGCCCATGCCACGGGCGGGCGCTTCGTCCGCGCCTTCCTGACCGGCGGACTCGTCGGCGACATCGGCATGATGACGCCGGACGGCGCGAGGGCGCTACGGCTGCGCGCCAATCTCGGCGCCGAGCACATCCGGATCATCTGCAACGTCACGCCGGGCTTCTCGATCAACCTCGACACCCGCCCCGTCGAGCAGAAGGCCTCGGGCGCGGTCTTCATCGGGCTCGCCGACATCGTCTGCGTCGGCGGCCCGGCCGCCGGCAAGCAGGCCGACATCGCGGTAATCGAGAGCGTCGCCCGGCAGGTGCCCGACACGCCCGTCGCGGTCGGCACAGGCGTGGCCGAGGAGAACATCGCGCGGCTGGCGGAGGTCGCCGAGCTCTTCATCGTCGGCACCTCGATCAAATACGACCGCCAGACGCTGAACCCGGTCGAACCGCGCCGCGCCCAGGCGCTGGTGCGCGCCTATGAAAACCGGAAGGCGGCCTGA
- a CDS encoding xylulokinase, producing MSVVLACDLGGTSFRAALIDETGTTRAQAMILGPTAIDRMGWSEIDATAWWRILVEAAGQLAQAEPDLFGQTEAIAICGVTRTQVFLGRDGRQLRPAMTWKDTRSEAAAGRLRERLGDHPEAQRINAFHPLARLAWLREEEEACFRALACVLEPKDYLNARLTSRQAGDPVSMARLLASREVVGGVDPFAAIGLAAGLLPPMLEPCDPVGPVQPGLPAPLDRLAGLPVFCSSSDTWVAVAGLGALRPGYAYNISGTTEVLGAVGLEPVEAEGLLTVDWRGLWQIGGPSQNGADTVSWLLSLLARDAQDRGSTGQRIDALLAGRRHPQPLLFLPYLQGERVPYWNPALRGAILGLGRQHGATDLAYAVLEGVAFLNRIVLERAEAALGSAVGEIRFGGGAAANPVWSQIKADICGRPVVVGASGEPGLLGAAIVAWTGLGRFASLAQAQEALVRPARRFTPAPSRRAAYEALYALYRRSEAALAPLSADLATLSRSAGALPGIHAAPLIASKD from the coding sequence ATGAGCGTCGTCCTCGCCTGCGATCTCGGCGGCACCAGTTTCCGTGCCGCGCTGATCGACGAAACCGGCACGACCCGCGCACAGGCCATGATCCTCGGCCCGACCGCGATCGACCGTATGGGCTGGTCGGAGATCGACGCGACCGCCTGGTGGCGCATCCTCGTCGAGGCGGCCGGACAGCTCGCGCAGGCCGAGCCGGACCTGTTTGGCCAGACCGAGGCCATCGCGATCTGCGGCGTCACCCGCACGCAGGTTTTCCTCGGTCGCGACGGGCGCCAGCTGCGCCCGGCCATGACCTGGAAGGACACGCGCTCGGAGGCTGCCGCAGGGCGGCTGCGCGAGCGGCTGGGCGACCATCCCGAGGCGCAGCGCATCAACGCCTTTCACCCGCTGGCGCGGCTCGCCTGGCTGCGGGAGGAGGAGGAGGCCTGCTTCCGGGCGCTCGCCTGCGTGCTCGAGCCCAAGGACTACCTCAACGCCCGCCTGACCAGCCGCCAGGCCGGCGACCCCGTCTCGATGGCGCGGCTGCTGGCCTCCCGCGAGGTGGTCGGTGGCGTCGATCCCTTCGCCGCGATCGGGCTTGCCGCCGGCCTCCTGCCGCCCATGCTGGAGCCCTGCGACCCGGTCGGGCCCGTGCAGCCCGGCCTGCCCGCGCCGCTCGACCGGCTGGCCGGCCTGCCCGTGTTCTGCTCGTCCAGCGACACCTGGGTCGCGGTGGCGGGCCTCGGCGCGCTGCGGCCGGGCTATGCCTACAACATCTCCGGCACCACGGAGGTGCTGGGCGCCGTCGGTCTGGAGCCGGTCGAGGCCGAGGGCCTGCTGACGGTCGACTGGCGTGGCCTCTGGCAGATCGGCGGGCCGAGCCAGAACGGCGCCGACACCGTCTCCTGGCTGCTTTCGCTGCTGGCGCGGGATGCTCAGGACCGGGGATCGACCGGCCAGCGCATCGACGCGCTCTTGGCCGGACGCCGGCATCCGCAGCCGCTGCTGTTCCTGCCCTATCTCCAGGGCGAGCGCGTGCCCTACTGGAATCCCGCCCTGCGCGGGGCGATCCTCGGGCTCGGCCGCCAGCATGGCGCGACCGACCTGGCCTATGCCGTGCTGGAGGGCGTCGCCTTCCTGAACCGGATCGTGCTGGAGCGGGCCGAAGCCGCACTCGGCTCAGCCGTCGGCGAGATCCGCTTCGGCGGCGGCGCAGCGGCCAATCCGGTCTGGAGCCAGATCAAGGCGGATATCTGCGGGCGGCCCGTGGTCGTCGGCGCCTCCGGGGAGCCAGGCCTGCTCGGCGCCGCGATCGTCGCCTGGACCGGGCTCGGCCGCTTCGCCTCGCTGGCGCAGGCCCAGGAGGCGCTGGTGCGGCCGGCGCGGCGTTTCACCCCGGCGCCCTCGCGCCGGGCCGCCTATGAGGCGCTGTATGCGCTCTACCGGCGCAGCGAGGCGGCGCTCGCCCCCCTCTCCGCCGACCTCGCCACGCTCTCGCGCAGCGCCGGCGCCCTGCCCGGCATCCACGCCGCGCCCCTGATCGCCAGCAAGGACTGA
- a CDS encoding GntR family transcriptional regulator produces the protein MIRYQEIAESLERGLAAGGGGARAVPSEHDLCERYGASRTTIRAALKQLQERGLIERRQGQGTFYRPRHIAKHLGSLVDFHTEARMAGRVPTTRVLSLRARPATADEAALFGPAAAAGLVDLTRLRGLDDQPAVLQRSRLGLATLGETRDADLENASLYRYLAECRGVQVATVEETLEPWSVSAEEAGPLAIAPGTAVFRSQRVARDADGAVVEVSDNLIRGDIYRFTIHRDVTDAAPGATA, from the coding sequence GTGATCCGCTACCAGGAAATCGCCGAAAGCCTCGAACGCGGCCTCGCGGCCGGCGGCGGCGGCGCCCGTGCGGTGCCCTCCGAGCATGACCTCTGCGAGCGCTACGGCGCCAGCCGTACCACCATCCGCGCCGCGCTGAAGCAGCTCCAGGAGCGCGGGCTGATCGAGCGCCGCCAGGGCCAGGGCACCTTCTACCGTCCCCGCCACATCGCCAAGCATCTCGGCAGCCTCGTCGATTTCCACACCGAGGCGCGCATGGCCGGCCGCGTGCCGACCACGCGCGTGCTGTCGCTCCGCGCCCGCCCGGCCACCGCCGACGAGGCGGCGCTGTTTGGGCCGGCTGCCGCCGCCGGCCTCGTCGACCTCACTCGCCTGCGCGGCCTCGACGATCAGCCCGCCGTGCTGCAGCGCTCGCGCCTCGGGCTCGCGACGCTGGGCGAGACGCGCGACGCCGATCTCGAGAACGCCTCGCTCTATCGCTATCTCGCCGAGTGCCGCGGGGTGCAGGTCGCCACGGTCGAGGAGACGCTGGAGCCCTGGTCCGTCAGCGCCGAGGAGGCCGGCCCGCTGGCGATCGCGCCGGGCACGGCGGTGTTTCGGTCCCAGCGCGTGGCGCGGGACGCGGATGGCGCGGTGGTCGAGGTCAGCGACAACCTGATCCGCGGCGACATCTACCGCTTCACCATCCATCGCGACGTCACGGACGCGGCCCCGGGAGCCACCGCATGA